The Algoriphagus sanaruensis genome window below encodes:
- a CDS encoding FAD-binding protein, with product MKKRTFLKTSALALGGTILSPYLGCSPRKPEESLTPETLKNWAENFEFSTQSVYYPSTVEEVQTLVKELDSLRVLGSRHSFNRIADSADHLISFDQMNRIIGLDREKMQVTVEGGIKYGTLSKYLHEQGFALHNLASLPHISVAGTIATATHGSGVENGNLSTSVAGIEFVNAQGELISWTKEDPNFPAAVVGLGAFGPVTQVTLDIVPTFEVAQVVYLDLPFESLKENFTEIMSAGYSVSLFIDWKKDSVTEVWVKKKIESGATPEFPEDFYGAKLSTVKMHPVPDLDPESCSEQLGVPGPWYERLPHFKMEFQPSAGKELQSEYFVPMEQGLEAIMAVAEMSEQIHPYLFISEIRSIKADSLWMSTCFERDSIAIHTTWKQEIPVVMDLLPQMEAKLDPFQPRPHWAKLFTISKEKLAARYPKMEDFKQLLLQHDPQGKFRNGFINQHLFGA from the coding sequence ATGAAGAAAAGAACCTTTCTAAAAACCTCAGCCTTAGCCCTTGGCGGGACAATCTTGTCCCCATACTTGGGTTGCTCTCCCCGCAAACCTGAAGAAAGTCTCACCCCGGAAACCCTAAAAAACTGGGCTGAAAACTTCGAGTTCAGTACCCAATCGGTGTATTACCCCAGCACGGTGGAAGAAGTACAGACCTTGGTGAAAGAATTGGATTCCTTGCGGGTCCTCGGCTCTCGCCACTCGTTTAATCGAATTGCAGATAGCGCCGATCACTTGATTTCTTTTGATCAGATGAATCGAATCATCGGGCTTGATCGCGAAAAAATGCAGGTGACCGTTGAAGGGGGGATCAAATATGGAACCCTGTCCAAGTATCTGCATGAGCAGGGTTTCGCCCTTCACAACTTGGCCTCCTTACCGCATATTTCAGTAGCGGGAACCATTGCAACAGCTACTCATGGCTCGGGAGTAGAAAATGGGAACTTATCCACCAGTGTCGCAGGGATCGAATTTGTCAATGCCCAAGGTGAGCTTATTTCATGGACCAAGGAAGATCCAAACTTTCCCGCAGCCGTGGTGGGATTAGGAGCTTTTGGACCTGTGACCCAAGTGACTTTGGATATTGTTCCAACCTTTGAAGTTGCTCAGGTGGTCTATTTAGACCTCCCTTTCGAATCCTTGAAGGAAAATTTCACTGAAATCATGAGCGCAGGATACAGCGTCAGTTTGTTTATCGATTGGAAAAAAGACAGCGTCACGGAGGTTTGGGTTAAGAAAAAAATCGAGTCTGGCGCAACCCCTGAATTTCCGGAAGATTTTTACGGAGCAAAGTTATCCACCGTCAAAATGCATCCTGTTCCTGATTTGGATCCTGAGAGCTGTTCCGAACAACTTGGAGTTCCGGGTCCTTGGTATGAGCGACTCCCGCATTTCAAAATGGAATTTCAGCCCAGTGCAGGAAAGGAACTGCAGTCCGAATACTTTGTGCCGATGGAGCAAGGACTAGAGGCCATCATGGCTGTAGCTGAAATGTCCGAGCAAATCCATCCCTATCTATTTATTTCTGAAATCCGAAGTATCAAGGCGGATTCTCTTTGGATGAGTACTTGCTTCGAGCGGGATTCGATCGCCATTCATACCACTTGGAAACAGGAAATTCCAGTTGTAATGGATCTCCTACCCCAAATGGAAGCCAAACTGGATCCCTTTCAACCCAGACCCCATTGGGCAAAATTATTTACCATCTCAAAGGAAAAATTGGCTGCGCGCTATCCAAAAATGGAGGATTTCAAACAGCTTTTGCTGCAGCATGATCCCCAAGGGAAATTCAGAAATGGATTTATCAACCAACATCTTTTTGGAGCATAA